The sequence TTGCATAATTCATAAAGTCCTTTCTGTTGGTTATCTCAATTCTGTGCACAACAGTCAAATAAGCAGATTTTACAAACGAGGAGCTGGAGCCCTGCAAAGTTAAAGGACTTTCCTAGGATCCTACAGCTAATATAGAGACAAATTGAAACAAGTTATCTGATTGTGTATTTTGAGTTATTTCTACTCCCACAAAATGACTGTGTTCATTTCCCTAAAACGTAAAGCATTATATTTTAAGTGGGTAGAGAGGGCTTACACAAGTTGATGTTCCCTCATTTAGAAGGCAACTTAGAAATACATTGATctgcccagcgcggtggctcacgcctgtaatcccagcactttgggaggcaaaggcgggcgaatcacgaggtgaggagatcgagaccatcctggctaacacagtgaaaccctgtctctactaaaaatacaaaaaaaaaaaaaagaaatacattgatCTGTGTGATCGAATGTGAATTAACAATGACGTTGACTTGATACTACATTTCTGAGTGGTTACCACATTTTATTGATTGTATGCTTCTCACCAGACTGCAACATCCTGGAGGACAGGGAGCTAATTCTTAATCATTTTGTAACCATAGCTCCTAATTTGGTGGATACATAGTAACTATCAAATAAGTGAATAATAAATCTATGGGAAGAAGCAGATGGACTCCGTCTTGAACCCACTCAATTTTTCCCCCATCAATTACCCCTCTCTCGTTTTTCAATACTGGGTCTCTTGCAGAGTTGCAGTGGCGGCCACCTGGTCAGTGAAATCAGCGAATTGAAAAACCACTGACTTCATTAACATGTCTAAAGAGGCAGgctgaaaaaactgaaaatctatCAGGCATCTCATTCCATAGTTCCCTGTTTGACAAGAAGACCAAGGTGTCTTCAAAGTCTGCCCTAAGGTCCAGATCTCCTACCCACGTAGGAGACTTCTAGTTTCACAAATCCCCGATGTCGGTTTCTCTaaactattttattctttgaacATACTCTCCAGACAACATCGCTATCCTGAAAAGCCCTTGCtgcaattttgtttctctttcaaaaCAATGGCTCGAAAATTTCCAAGGAAATAGCAAGAGGGCGATTCCCTTCTTGAAGTATTTGAGGGAGCAGAAGCTTACTGAAGTTCATGCCTTGGGTCACCAAAGGCCAGGGGAGGCAGAGCACGGTGCCAGACTTCTCCCCATTTTTCGCTGAACTAAGCAATCCTTTCTCCCCTAGAGGTACTGCAGCTGGGAGCTTTCAGGGCGTGTCTTCCCCACCACCCAACTTCTGGAACCCCAGACTTCTCAATTCCTGTACCCCCAAGAACTGCTCACTTTTTGTACAAAAACCTCAGGCATAGAGGAAAGGAATCTTGCGCAAGGTCGtttttcatttacaaaacaaaaaccccatgaAAACCAAACCGGTACCCACCCATTCGTCACTTCATTTTGCAGCATGGACAACAATAGGGGACTACAACTCCCAAAGAGGACTGCGCTCGTCCACTGGCTCAGAGGCCAATGGACGCCTGGTACATGACCGGCATCGACTAATCAGGGCCAGGCTCGATGAGGCTTTGTCTCCCTACCGCGCGCGGGGCCGATTCTCCCGCCTCCCAGCCCCGGCGCACGCGCGCCCCGCCCAGCCTGCTTTCCCTCCGcgccctcccctctcctttctccctctcagAACCTTCCTGCCGTCGCGTTTGCACCTCGCTGCTCCAGCCTCTGGGGCGCATTCCAACCTTCCAGCCTGCGACCTgcggagaaaaaaaattacttattttcttgCCCCATACATACCTTGAGGcgagcaaaaaaattaaattttaaccaTGAGGGAAATCGTGCACATCCAGGCTGGTCAGTGTGGCAACCAGATCGGTGCCAAGGTAAGAATTTTacacctcttttatttctttttacaagGAAAAATCCAGGTAAGTTATGAAAAAATGGTTGTGGGGCATTTGCACCCGCTATCCTTAATCAAGATTTGCCCCTCTCAAGtttgttacatttatatatataacaattgtAGCTAGCATTTGCCTTTGGAAAGCTGGGAATCATTTTTCTTGGCAGGCACATTTTGGAGAAACTAGTAAAAGGGCTCTTCGGGTTTGGGGGCGGGAAGACCGAGGACTTATAAGATGTTACTTAAAAGGGCTTCTAACGGTCCGAGAACCGGGCAGGGAGAGAGATGCGGAAACGGTCGCAGACAAAGCGGGGCGAGGTTTTGCCCATGTGCATCCCGCCCAACCCCCCTGCGGGGTACTTAGGGCCAAACCGGAGCGGGAAGGGGTGAGGCCATCGGGCGGCTGCAGAGAGCTCCAGCGCAAGGGTGGGGGGCGATGCGCCAGGGTGGGCTGCGCTGGGCGCTACCTTTCACAAAAGACCAGGGACCCCAACGCGCCCGCGACCCCAGAGGGCCGGTCCTGTATTTGTTCCTGGGTGGAAGGAGAATAAGAACGGGATTAATTTTACTTGCTTTCATGGCCCCTAAGAGAGACTTTTTTAGGGCGTGAACAGATATGTCGAGAAAATGGGGGTGTGTGGTTTTCTTTAATGAGTCCCTCAGGACTTAATGGGAGAGAAAGAATCCTTTAAATCAAGGGGTAGAAATGTAGCGAAGGAATAAAAATTCCGAGGCcaagggggattttttttttttgcgcgCGGTTACAGTGTAGCGGGGGAGGGGCGGGAGGAAGTGCGGCTGCTACGTTGTAGCAGAAGGGCGGGGCCctgcggggcggggccggggcgccGTGGGCGCGCGGGGACAATGCGGCGTTGCCCGCCGGCAGGGGCGCGCTACCTTGGGCCCCGCCCCTCGCGCGCGGAATTTTTGTCCCTGGCCCCGCCCACGCGCGAAGTCTTTTGTCGGCGGCTCGACCTGCGCGTGCGCCGCAGTCACGTGGAGGGCGGGGGGGGTGGTCGACTGCGGCGGCAGCTCTTTCCTCAGACCCCCAGCCTTTTGTGCGCCGCGCGGTGGGGCGGTGCCCAGCTTGGGGGAAGGAGAGCGGCGCTTATCGAAGTGTGGTCGACCTCCATCCGCCCACCGAGCACTTGGGACCCGCTGCACATATCCAGAGCAGGGAAAGCTGTGGCTTTCTCGGGGGAGCGAGTGTCTAGGGGAAGGGTGTGGCAGGCCCACGGGATGCCATGCCCTAGAACAACGGCCTGAGCGCTTGTGGAATTAAAATGGGAGAtgtggggccgaggtgggcgaattgGGATCCCTccaggtcaggggttcgagaccatcctgggcaacaaagcgagaccctccCCCATGCcacgtttctacaaaaaataaaagtaaaaaattagctgggcgtggtggcgcgcgtctgtggtcccagctactcgagaggctgagatgggaggatcggttgagcctgggagttccacGCTGTAGTCatccgtgattgcaccactgcactgcaggctgggcaacaggaagaccctgtcttaaaaattagaagaagctgggcgcggtggctcacccttgtaatcccagcactttgggaggccaaggtgggcggatcacgaggtcaagagatctagaccatcctggccaacatggtgaaacccgtctctactaaaaatacaaaaagtagctgggcgtgttggtgcgcgcctatagtcccagctactccgggggctgaggcaggagaatcgcttgaacccgggaagcagaggttgcagtgagccgagatagcgccactgcactccagcctggtgacagagcgagactccgtctcaaaaaaaattaagaaaaagatgaaataaaatggtaGTTGGGGACATAGTTGGCTGGGACTTGACCTGTTGTGGTCTCGTTGCTCCCCCTCGGCAGTTCTGGGAGGTGATCAGTGATGAACATGGCATCGACCCCACCGGCACCTACCACGGGGACAGCGACCTGCAGCTGGACCGCATCTCTGTGTACTACAATGAAGCCACAGGTAAGGGCAGGAGCCCGGGCAGCTCAGgttcccttccctgtctcccaCTTATCTGGGATCTCTTTCCATTTCTGGGCACGCCTTATCCCCTTTGGGTGAATCTGTCATTTTGTCCCTTTCGTGAACCACCGTCGGGGCCAAAGACGTCTGCTGCCACCTGGTGGCGGGACCTGGAATGACAAGTCTCTGATCCCTGCTGTCTCCCATTTCCAGTATATCTATAAACCTTCCCTTCTGCCAGATTTCACAGCTCTTAACTTTATTCTCTGTAGGTGGCAAATATGTTCCTCGTGCCATCCTGGTGGATCTAGAACCTGGGACCATGGACTCTGTTCGCTCAGGTCCTTTTGGCCAGATCTTTAGACCAGACAACTTTGTATTTGGTGAGTTATACAGATGATATTAGCAGATGATATACCATCGTGTTCAACTTATTTGGGTGCAAGGACACAGCAAAAGTTAGGAGATGATTGTTGTATTGGAGTGCTAATACAGAAATGTGTTCTGAAATCTAACGGAGGGTAGAGGTAGTGCCTACTATTGCTGGTAAATTATGGGGCAGTAGGGGGAGAATATATCacagtgaaggagaaagaagataCATCCGAGGGAATTATTTGAAAAGTTGAAAGATGGAAACATCATGTATCTTCCATACCCTGTTAATTGAGCTTTTCTCCTGACTGCATTCCAGGTCAGTCTGGGGCAGGTAACAACTGGGCCAAAGGCCACTACACAGAGGGCGCCGAGCTGGTTGATTCTGTCCTGGATGTGGTACGGAAGGAGGCAGAGAGCTGTGACTGCCTGCAGGGCTTCCAGCTGACCCACTCACTGGGCGGGGGCACAGGCTCTGGAATGGGCACTCTCCTTATCAGCAAGATCCGAGAAGAATACCCTGATCGCATCATGAATACCTTCAGTGTGGTGCCTTCACCCAAAGTGTCTGACACCGTGGTCGAGCCCTACAATGCCACCCTCTCCGTCCATCAGTTGGTAGAGAATACTGATGAGACCTATTGCATTGACAACGAGGCCCTCTATGATATCTGCTTCCGCACTCTGAAGCTGACCACACCAACCTACGGGGATCTGAACCACCTTGTCTCAGCCACCATGAGTGGTGTCACCACCTGCCTCCGTTTCCCTGGCCAGCTCAATGCTGACCTCCGCAAGTTGGCAGTCAACATGGTCCCCTTCCCACGTCTCCATTTCTTTATGCCTGGCTTTGCCCCTCTCACCAGCCGTGGAAGCCAGCAGTATCGAGCTCTCACAGTGCCGGAACTCACCCAGCAGGTCTTCGATGCCAAGAACATGATGGCTGCCTGTGACCCCCGCCACGGCCGATACCTCACCGTGGCTGCTGTCTTCCGTGGTCGGATGTCCATGAAGGAGGTCGATGAGCAGATGCTTAACGTGCAGAACAAGAACAGCAGCTACTTTGTGGAATGGATCCCCAACAATGTCAAGACAGCCGTCTGTGACATCCCACCTCGTGGCCTCAAGATGGCAGTCACCTTCATTGGCAATAGCACAGCCATCCAGGAGCTCTTCAAGCGCATCTCGGAGCAGTTCACTGCCATGTTCCGCCGGAAGGCCTTCCTCCACTGGTACACAGGCGAGGGCATGGACGAGATGGAGTTCACCGAGGCTGAGAGCAACATGAACGACCTCGTCTCTGAGTATCAGCAGTACCAGGATGCCACcgcagaagaggaggaggatttCGGTGAGGAGGCCGAAGAGGAGGCCTAAGGCAGAGCCCCCATCACCTCAGGCTTCTCAGTTCCCTTAGCCGTCTTACTCAACTgcccctttcctctccctcagAATTTGTGTTTGCTGCCtctatcttgttttttgttttttcttctggggggggtctagaacagtgcctggcacatagtaggcgctcaataaatacttgtttgttgaatgtctcctctctctttccactCTGGGAAACCTAGGTTTCTGCCATTCTGGGTGaccctgtatttctttctggTGCCCATTCCATTTGTCCAGTTAATACTTCCTCTTAAAAATCTCCAAGAAGCTGGGTCTCCAGATCCCATTTAGAACCAACCAGGTGCTGAAAACACATGTAGATAATGGCCATCATCCTAAGCCCAAAGTAGAAAATGGTAGAAGGTAGTGGGTAGAAGTCACTATATAAGGAAGGGGATGGGATTTTCCATTCTAAAAGTTTTGGAGAGGGAAATCCAGGCTATTAAAGTCACTAAATTTCTAAGTATGTCCATTTCCCATCTCAGCTTCAAGGGAGGTGTCAGCAGTATTATCTCCACTTTCAATCTCCCTCCAAGCTCTACTCTGGAGGAGTCTGTCCCACTCTGTCAAGTGGAATCCTTCCCTTTCCAACTCTACCTCCCTCACTCAGCTCCTTTCCCCTGATCAGAGAAAGGGATCAAGGGGGTTGGGAGGGGGGAAAGAGACCAGCCTTGGTCCCTAAGCCTCCAGAAACGTCTTCTTAATCCCCACCTTTTCTTACTCCCAAAAAAGAATGAACACCCCTGACTCTGGAGTGGTGTATACTGCCACATCAGTGTTTGAGTCAGTCCCCAGAGGAGAGGGGAACCCTCCTCCATCTTTTTTGCAAcatctcatttcttccttttgctgtTGCTTCCCCCCTCACACACTTGGTTTTGTTCTATCCTACATTTgagatttctattttatgttgAACTTGCTGCTTTTTTTCATATTGAAAAGATGACATCGCCCCAAGAGCCAAAAATAAATGGGAATTGAAAAAAGCTGCGAGATGTGTGCTTATTTAGGGAAACACGGCTGGCTGATGGAGGCATGGGGCCTGAGTTCAGTTGCAC is a genomic window of Homo sapiens chromosome 6 genomic scaffold, GRCh38.p14 alternate locus group ALT_REF_LOCI_4 HSCHR6_MHC_MANN_CTG1 containing:
- the TUBB gene encoding tubulin beta chain isoform e (isoform e is encoded by transcript variant 5) encodes the protein MDSVRSGPFGQIFRPDNFVFGQSGAGNNWAKGHYTEGAELVDSVLDVVRKEAESCDCLQGFQLTHSLGGGTGSGMGTLLISKIREEYPDRIMNTFSVVPSPKVSDTVVEPYNATLSVHQLVENTDETYCIDNEALYDICFRTLKLTTPTYGDLNHLVSATMSGVTTCLRFPGQLNADLRKLAVNMVPFPRLHFFMPGFAPLTSRGSQQYRALTVPELTQQVFDAKNMMAACDPRHGRYLTVAAVFRGRMSMKEVDEQMLNVQNKNSSYFVEWIPNNVKTAVCDIPPRGLKMAVTFIGNSTAIQELFKRISEQFTAMFRRKAFLHWYTGEGMDEMEFTEAESNMNDLVSEYQQYQDATAEEEEDFGEEAEEEA
- the TUBB gene encoding tubulin beta chain isoform c (isoform c is encoded by transcript variant 3), which gives rise to MREIVHIQAGQCGNQIGAKFWEVISDEHGIDPTGTYHGDSDLQLDRISVYYNEATGGKYVPRAILVDLEPGTMDSVRSGPFGQIFRPDNFVFGQSGAGNNWAKGHYTEGAELVDSVLDVVRKEVDEQMLNVQNKNSSYFVEWIPNNVKTAVCDIPPRGLKMAVTFIGNSTAIQELFKRISEQFTAMFRRKAFLHWYTGEGMDEMEFTEAESNMNDLVSEYQQYQDATAEEEEDFGEEAEEEA
- the TUBB gene encoding tubulin beta chain isoform d (isoform d is encoded by transcript variant 4), giving the protein MREIVHIQAGQCGKYVPRAILVDLEPGTMDSVRSGPFGQIFRPDNFVFGQSGAGNNWAKGHYTEGAELVDSVLDVVRKEAESCDCLQGFQLTHSLGGGTGSGMGTLLISKIREEYPDRIMNTFSVVPSPKVSDTVVEPYNATLSVHQLVENTDETYCIDNEALYDICFRTLKLTTPTYGDLNHLVSATMSGVTTCLRFPGQLNADLRKLAVNMVPFPRLHFFMPGFAPLTSRGSQQYRALTVPELTQQVFDAKNMMAACDPRHGRYLTVAAVFRGRMSMKEVDEQMLNVQNKNSSYFVEWIPNNVKTAVCDIPPRGLKMAVTFIGNSTAIQELFKRISEQFTAMFRRKAFLHWYTGEGMDEMEFTEAESNMNDLVSEYQQYQDATAEEEEDFGEEAEEEA
- the TUBB gene encoding tubulin beta chain isoform a (isoform a is encoded by transcript variant 1); its protein translation is MGDVGPRWANWDPSRSGVRDHPGQQSETLPHATFLQKIKFWEVISDEHGIDPTGTYHGDSDLQLDRISVYYNEATGGKYVPRAILVDLEPGTMDSVRSGPFGQIFRPDNFVFGQSGAGNNWAKGHYTEGAELVDSVLDVVRKEAESCDCLQGFQLTHSLGGGTGSGMGTLLISKIREEYPDRIMNTFSVVPSPKVSDTVVEPYNATLSVHQLVENTDETYCIDNEALYDICFRTLKLTTPTYGDLNHLVSATMSGVTTCLRFPGQLNADLRKLAVNMVPFPRLHFFMPGFAPLTSRGSQQYRALTVPELTQQVFDAKNMMAACDPRHGRYLTVAAVFRGRMSMKEVDEQMLNVQNKNSSYFVEWIPNNVKTAVCDIPPRGLKMAVTFIGNSTAIQELFKRISEQFTAMFRRKAFLHWYTGEGMDEMEFTEAESNMNDLVSEYQQYQDATAEEEEDFGEEAEEEA
- the TUBB gene encoding tubulin beta chain isoform b (isoform b is encoded by transcript variant 2); translation: MREIVHIQAGQCGNQIGAKFWEVISDEHGIDPTGTYHGDSDLQLDRISVYYNEATGGKYVPRAILVDLEPGTMDSVRSGPFGQIFRPDNFVFGQSGAGNNWAKGHYTEGAELVDSVLDVVRKEAESCDCLQGFQLTHSLGGGTGSGMGTLLISKIREEYPDRIMNTFSVVPSPKVSDTVVEPYNATLSVHQLVENTDETYCIDNEALYDICFRTLKLTTPTYGDLNHLVSATMSGVTTCLRFPGQLNADLRKLAVNMVPFPRLHFFMPGFAPLTSRGSQQYRALTVPELTQQVFDAKNMMAACDPRHGRYLTVAAVFRGRMSMKEVDEQMLNVQNKNSSYFVEWIPNNVKTAVCDIPPRGLKMAVTFIGNSTAIQELFKRISEQFTAMFRRKAFLHWYTGEGMDEMEFTEAESNMNDLVSEYQQYQDATAEEEEDFGEEAEEEA